DNA from Acidobacteriota bacterium:
TCATCAGGAGCTCGAGGTCGCAGATCTGGCGCGGAGTGAGCGCCCACGATGGCCAGTCCCGCGATGCCGACAGGATCTCCTTCGCGCGCTTCCCGTCGGCGAGCAGCTGGACGAGCGTTCCCCCGTACGCCTCGATGGCGTCCCCGGTCTCTCTCACGCCCCCTCCGCATGGGCGCGGGTCGGATGGTGCAGCGCCCTCGATCTTCTCAGCTCGGATTCCGCCAGCGGCCGCTCACCCAGCGCGTAGAGCAGGCGCGCCCGGGCCTCGACGATCCACGCGTCGCGCGGCTCCCGCTCGGCCGCGACGGTGAAGAGCCAGTAGGCGCGGTTCAGGTCGCCGCGATCGATCGCCTCGGCCGCCTCCGTGATCGCGACGACGACCTGGTCCGCGTGCCAGGGCTTGATGCCGAGAGGCTCCGCCTCGATGCGGCGCGGCGCCGATCCGTCGAAGAGGCCCGTCCCCCGGGCGAGCGACGCGACGCGATCCCACGCCGCCGCCCCTTCCGCCGCGTATCCCGGACGCCGCTGCATCTGGCCGGGATGGATGCGCAGCGAGCTGAGGGTGTCGGCGAGGTAGATGGCGTCCCCCTTCGACAGGAGGTGAGCCCACATCGTCACGTCCCCGTTCGCGAGGCACGGCTCCCCCGCGAAGGAGAGGATGTGCGGCCGCGCGTCCGCCAGGTCCCGGCGGCGGAACATCGCGGCGCTCGGGCCCCCGATGAAGTTCGAGCGATTCCCGATCATGAAGGCGGCCGCGGATCTCCCGTCGAGGGTGCTGTCGATCCCGACCGGCCGCGCGTTGTCCCGGTCGTCGGGCAGGTGGCCGCCTTCCGCGTCGATGCGGCGCCAGTGAGAGGTCACGAGGGTGGTTGCGGGAAAGGCGTCGAGGCACGCGGCCATGCGGCGCACGCAGTCGGCGTCGAGGAGATCGTCGTCGTTGAGGAACTTGACGAGCGAGCCGCGCGCCCGGGCGAAGCACGCCATCCGGTTCGCCGGGCCGCCGAGCGCCGGCCGGTTCCGCGCGTACGCGATGCGACGATCCGTCGCGGAGGCGGACTCCGTCACCCGGCGGATTTCGTCGCCGGGGGAGTCGTCGCCGACGACGATCTCGAGATCGTCGCGCGTCTGTTCACGCGCGCTGGTGAGGGCCGCCTCGTAGAACTCGGGCTTGAAGGCCGTGATGATCACGCTGACGCTCGGTGTCGCAGGACCTGCCGTCATCCAATAGCCTCCTGCGCCAGGAGCGGCGCGGAAAGTGAAAGCCGCCTCGCGATCGTCCCGGCCTGCGCCGGGGCGCGCGCGACGAGGCGCGCGATGACCGCGATGTCGCCCGCCGCGACGTCCTGGCCGGTGGGGAAGCAGAGAAGCCGTTCGCTGAGCCGTTCGGTGACCGGGAGCGGGCGCCGCGGGCGGGGGGCCTCGCTCGCGTACGGGGCCATGCGGTGGCACCCGGGATGGAAGTAGCGCCGGGCGAGGACGTTGTCCGCGTGGAGCACCGCGACGAGGTCGTCGCGGCTCAAACCGAACCGTCGGGCGTCCACCTCCGCCACGACGTACTGGAAGTTTCCCGCCTCGTTCTCGTCGAAGGGGATCACGGAGATCCCCGGAATCGCGCCGAGGGCGCGCTCGTACCATGCGTGGTTGAGGCGGTTGTGGGAGACGAACGCGTCGAAGCTCTCCAGCGCGGTGAGCCCCATGGCCGCGGAGATCTCCGACATCTTCGCGTTGGTGCCCACGACCCGCACGTCGTCGTAGCCGGCGAATCCGAAATTCGCGAGGAGGCGCAGGCGCGCGGCGAGCGCGTCGTCGTTCGTGGTGATGGCCCCTCCCTCGAACGACTGCACGACCTTGGTCGCGTGGAACGAGAAGACCTCGGCGGCGCCGAACCCTCCGATGGGCCGCCCGCCGAGCGTGCAGCCGAACGCGTGAGCCGCGTCGAAGAGGAGGGCGAGATCGTGGCGCTTCGCGATCGCCGCGAGGGCGCCCACGTCGCACGGCCTCCCCCACAGATGGACGCCGAGGATCGCGGAGGTCCGCGGCGTGACGCGCGATTCGGCGCTCGCGGGATCGAGGTTGTGCGTCGTCTCGTCGACGTCGGCGAAGACGGGGGTCAGCCCCTGCCAGCGCATCGCATGCGCGGTCGCGACGAAGGTGAGGGACGGCACGATGACCTCCCCCGTCAGGCCGAGGGCGCGGGCGAGGACCTCGAGGGCCACGGTCGCGTTGGCGGTCGCCACGCAGTGCCTCACGTCGACGCGCGCGGCGATGGCGCTCTCGAACTCCCGGAGGTACGGGCCGTGGTTCGTGAGGATCTTGCGATCGAGGATCGATTCGACCCTCGAGAGGAAACGGGCGCGATCCCCGAGGTTTGGACGGCCCACGTGGACGGGGCTCGCGAACGCCGGGGGGCCGCCGAGAATCGCGAGATCCGGCGCGCGCCGCCTCGCCGTCACCCTCGGCTCCATTCCAGGAGATACCGCCTGACCGACTCGGGCCGATTCCACATCAGGACGTCGACGATCGAGAGGCCGGGCACGAACCCGTACCCCTCGCACCGATAGGGCATGTTCCGGAACTCGCGGATCGTGAGAGCGATCCCGCGATCGGCGAAGCGCGCGGGGTCGAACAGGTGACGCCCCCCGGGCGGGTTCACGTACTCGTCGGCGCCGAGCGCCGACGCGATCTCGAGCGCCCAGTCGCCGGGGCCCGGTTCGGCGGGGAGGTCGATCGCCATCTCCGAGAAGAAGCGCCGGTCGAAGCGGATTCCGAGCAGGCGGCAGATCTCGTCGAGGATCGCGACGTTGGTGCGCGCGAGGGAGGCGTCTCCCGGGGCGAGACAGCGGTCGACGATCGCCATCGTCTCGCGGAAGTACGGCGCGCGCTTCCGGTAGTGCCCGAGCTGCGCGAGGAGGCGTCGGCGCCAGGCCGGCTCCGGGCTGACCTCGACGTCGCGGATCGCGGCGGCGCGGTCATGCTTTCTCACCGGGGCGATGACGTACTGCCAGCCGTCCGACGGGTGGAGAACCCGGTTGCGGTTGACCCAGCCGTGGCGGATGTACTGCGGCGTGTCGAAGACCACCCAGGCGTCGGTGTGGCAGATCAGATCGAAGTATCCGAGATAGGGGAAGAAGTACGGCTGCATGATCCCGAGCCTCACGAGAGGAACTCCGCGAGGTCCGTTCCCGCGATCTCGCTCCGGATCGCCTCCTGGATCTCGGGGCTCAGCTCCCCCCGCCACCGGTCCTTCACCCCGGGGTGCTTGAAGACCGCGTGCGTGTCGGCCATGTGACGCGATTGGCTTTCCTCGACGAACGACTCTGTCTGCGCCGTCCAGGGGAGATCGAGGAACCGGAGGAGGCGGCGGCTCTCTTCGACGGCGTTCCCGACGAGATCCTCGTAGCGGATGACGAGGACCCGGCCGGGGTGGCGCCGCGCGAGATCGAGATGGAGGCGCGTCACCGACATCCAGTCCTCGAACCCCCAGAACTCCTCGGGTGCGGTCTTGCGGCACCTCCCGGTGCGCCACTCGGCGGAGGGGTCGGAGCCGGTCGGGAACTCCTTCGGCGTCGTCAGCCACGAGTGGATCGCACCGCAAGGGTGCCGCACGATCGCGACGAGGCGGGCGCACTCGAAGAGCTCGAGAAGCCTCCCGAGGACCTGGTGGTAGCGCGTGTCCTTGATCGCGAGGACGCGCGGCGCCTCGTCCTTGAGGGCGAAGACCGGGTAGCGCCCCGCCTCCCGCTGGTAGGTCTGGCTCATGAACCGGTCCTCGCGCTCGTAAGCTCCGCGGAGAACCTCCTCCCATGCGGCCCGGGGCGACCGCTCGCCCGCGGCATTCTTGAAGGCGTACGAGAAGAGAGGCGAGAGCCGGAACCGCACGTCGGGGCTGCTGTCGACGATCTGGCTCAGCCAGGATGTGCCCGACCGGGGCATCCCCATGAGAAGCGCGATCCGCTCGAAGGGAA
Protein-coding regions in this window:
- a CDS encoding glycosyltransferase; this translates as MTAGPATPSVSVIITAFKPEFYEAALTSAREQTRDDLEIVVGDDSPGDEIRRVTESASATDRRIAYARNRPALGGPANRMACFARARGSLVKFLNDDDLLDADCVRRMAACLDAFPATTLVTSHWRRIDAEGGHLPDDRDNARPVGIDSTLDGRSAAAFMIGNRSNFIGGPSAAMFRRRDLADARPHILSFAGEPCLANGDVTMWAHLLSKGDAIYLADTLSSLRIHPGQMQRRPGYAAEGAAAWDRVASLARGTGLFDGSAPRRIEAEPLGIKPWHADQVVVAITEAAEAIDRGDLNRAYWLFTVAAEREPRDAWIVEARARLLYALGERPLAESELRRSRALHHPTRAHAEGA
- a CDS encoding DegT/DnrJ/EryC1/StrS family aminotransferase — its product is MEPRVTARRRAPDLAILGGPPAFASPVHVGRPNLGDRARFLSRVESILDRKILTNHGPYLREFESAIAARVDVRHCVATANATVALEVLARALGLTGEVIVPSLTFVATAHAMRWQGLTPVFADVDETTHNLDPASAESRVTPRTSAILGVHLWGRPCDVGALAAIAKRHDLALLFDAAHAFGCTLGGRPIGGFGAAEVFSFHATKVVQSFEGGAITTNDDALAARLRLLANFGFAGYDDVRVVGTNAKMSEISAAMGLTALESFDAFVSHNRLNHAWYERALGAIPGISVIPFDENEAGNFQYVVAEVDARRFGLSRDDLVAVLHADNVLARRYFHPGCHRMAPYASEAPRPRRPLPVTERLSERLLCFPTGQDVAAGDIAVIARLVARAPAQAGTIARRLSLSAPLLAQEAIG
- a CDS encoding WbqC family protein, which produces MRLGIMQPYFFPYLGYFDLICHTDAWVVFDTPQYIRHGWVNRNRVLHPSDGWQYVIAPVRKHDRAAAIRDVEVSPEPAWRRRLLAQLGHYRKRAPYFRETMAIVDRCLAPGDASLARTNVAILDEICRLLGIRFDRRFFSEMAIDLPAEPGPGDWALEIASALGADEYVNPPGGRHLFDPARFADRGIALTIREFRNMPYRCEGYGFVPGLSIVDVLMWNRPESVRRYLLEWSRG
- a CDS encoding sulfotransferase; translated protein: MSAPRRLPFERIALLMGMPRSGTSWLSQIVDSSPDVRFRLSPLFSYAFKNAAGERSPRAAWEEVLRGAYEREDRFMSQTYQREAGRYPVFALKDEAPRVLAIKDTRYHQVLGRLLELFECARLVAIVRHPCGAIHSWLTTPKEFPTGSDPSAEWRTGRCRKTAPEEFWGFEDWMSVTRLHLDLARRHPGRVLVIRYEDLVGNAVEESRRLLRFLDLPWTAQTESFVEESQSRHMADTHAVFKHPGVKDRWRGELSPEIQEAIRSEIAGTDLAEFLS